A window from Choristoneura fumiferana chromosome 22, NRCan_CFum_1, whole genome shotgun sequence encodes these proteins:
- the LOC141440127 gene encoding uncharacterized protein — MSDRESDRKLRGSSRRSRGVSRTDDHNTRTRHGSRSHRDPRSSWTRPSRSRSRDDHRASRTRQNRSRSRHLSRSVSRTERELTRKREEVRTLENEVRRKRARINDDERDARSSTSMLSAEGRKDESARQNRHHRDRCLRTPTKEHDFVNHIDYKERSERRSTSNLFEEFLKVLKAKTGHNDSFSGSSLNNVIPEYDPMLKEQTINIWLDKVDECSDIYNWNERQTIHYALPKLTGLAKTWYQGLPTIKHTWNEWKEMLRESFPATENYAELLTDMLNRRVRPGESLEVYYFAKLNLLNRCKIFGKQAVDCLLYAIDDRGVRVGAQAARFDKPEDVLEFFKTVKSNRNQADTFKDTNRDRRVGTYTNFNNNPARSADTSSGTPKNNSNKGPIKCFNCQGVGHPSFKCPKPVVKCTNCGFLGYEASHCSKTKENLPPKDNSKNVLEVSVSENTNDKYKILISLNGFPITCQVDLGSEATLVRKKKKKKKKSCLFQ; from the coding sequence ATGAGCGACCGAGAAAGTGATCGGAAGTTGCGGGGAAGTTCGCGACGTAGTCGCGGCGTCAGCCGTACCGATGACCATAACACGCGTACGCGGCACGGCAGCCGAAGCCATCGTGATCCTCGATCTTCATGGACACGACCCAGCCGCAGCCGCAGTCGTGATGATCATCGAGCTTCGCGGACGAGGCAGAATCGTAGCCGCAGTCGTCACCTAAGCCGGAGTGTCAGCCGCACTGAGAGAGAGCTGACACGGAAACGTGAAGAAGTAAGGACTCTGGAGAACGAGGTACGTAGGAAGCGAGCACGAATAAATGATGACGAACGCGACGCGCGGTCTTCAACCTCCATGCTCAGTGCTGAGGGCCGCAAAGATGAATCTGCGCGTCAAAACCGTCATCATCGTGACCGTTGCCTGAGAACACCAACAAAGGAACACGACTTTGTTAATCATATTGATTATAAGGAACGTAGTGAACGTAGATCTACATCAAACTTATttgaagaatttttaaaagtattaaaagcAAAGACAGGGCATAATGATTCGTTTTCTGGTTCGTCGTTAAATAATGTCATACCGGAGTATGATCCGATGCTTAAAGAACAAACCATTAATATCTGGCTTGACAAAGTAGATGAATGTTCGGATATTTATAATTGGAATGAAAGACAAACGATTCATTATGCTCTGCCCAAACTAACTGGACTCGCAAAAACCTGGTACCAGGGTTTACCTACAATTAAGCATACCTGGAATGAGTGGAAAGAAATGTTGAGAGAATCATTTCCCGCGACTGAAAATTATGCCGAGCTCTTAACGGATATGCTTAATAGACGGGTACGTCCTGGAGAATCACTTGAAGTATATTATTTTGCAAAACTCAATCTATTAAACAGGTGTAAAATATTTGGAAAGCAAGCGGTGGACTGTTTACTCTATGCAATTGACGATAGGGGTGTACGCGTAGGAGCTCAGGCAGCTAGATTTGACAAGCCAGAAGACGTACTGGAGTTCTTTAAAACTGTAAAGTCGAACCGAAACCAAGCAGACACTTTTAAAGACACGAATCGCGACAGGCGTGTAGGCACTTACACAAATTTCAATAACAATCCAGCTAGATCCGCTGACACTAGCAGTGGTACACCCAAGAACAATAGTAATAAGGGGCCTATTAAGTGTTTTAACTGTCAGGGCGTAGGACACCCTAGCTTTAAGTGCCCGAAGCCAGTAGTTAAGTGTACTAATTGTGGATTTCTTGGGTATGAAGCTTCACATTGctcaaaaacaaaagaaaatctgCCCCCAAAAGATAATAGCAAAAATGTTCTTGAAGTCTCCGTTTCAGAAAATACGaatgataaatataaaatactcaTAAGCTTAAACGGTTTCCCTATAACATGCCAGGTAGATTTAGGTAGTGAAGCTACccttgttcgaaaaaaaaaaaaaaaaaaaaaaaaaagctgtttatttcaataa